One part of the Lepeophtheirus salmonis chromosome 14, UVic_Lsal_1.4, whole genome shotgun sequence genome encodes these proteins:
- the LOC121129751 gene encoding uncharacterized protein, with product MKSLQSISFIIVSALLSLSFADKSSRFGGSPPLGQYASSQSNYGNGLSGYEQEVDPLAALADAIPGVPGEDYPIYSEVPETSFVCDGQIEGGYYADPEAECQAFHICGADASGGLAKYSFLCPNGTLFNQEYFICDWWFNFDCAQAEELYSRNEEIAAEREAAAGDLDAYGSAPAGYGAPSNGYGSPSSSKSGSAKYNKPSPPSRRPSPKRKSSNTASSGYGSPSSPAPGGYGSPVAPQSSYQF from the coding sequence atgaaATCTCTACAAAGTATATCTTTTATCATTGTCTCAGCACTCTTAAGTCTCTCCTTCGCTGACAAATCTTCTAGATTTGGAGGATCCCCTCCTTTAGGTCAATATGCTTCATCTCAGAGTAATTACGGCAATGGTTTGAGTGGATATGAGCAAGAAGTTGATCCTCTTGCGGCTCTTGCTGATGCCATTCCCGGAGTTCCTGGAGAGGACTATCCCATTTACTCTGAAGTACCAGAAACTTCTTTTGTGTGTGATGGACAAATTGAAGGAGGATACTATGCAGATCCAGAGGCTGAATGTCAAGCCTTTCATATTTGCGGTGCTGATGCTTCTGGTGGTCTAGCCAAGTATTCTTTCCTCTGTCCCAACGGAACTCTTTTCAATCAAGAGTATTTCATCTGTGACTGGTGGTTCAACTTTGACTGTGCTCAAGCTGAGGAGTTGTACTCTCGCAATGAAGAAATTGCAGCTGAGCGAGAAGCTGCAGCTGGAGATTTGGATGCCTATGGTTCAGCTCCTGCTGGATATGGTGCTCCTTCTAATGGTTATGGTTCTCCATCCAGTTCTAAGTCTGGTTCTGCGAAATATAACAAACCATCTCCTCCATCACGTCGTCCCTCTCCTAAGAGAAAATCATCGAATACAGCCTCATCTGGATATGGAAGTCCTTCATCTCCTGCCCCTGGTGGGTATGGATCCCCCGTTGCTCCACAGTCTTcctatcaattttaa